One stretch of Oncorhynchus masou masou isolate Uvic2021 chromosome 9, UVic_Omas_1.1, whole genome shotgun sequence DNA includes these proteins:
- the LOC135546066 gene encoding E3 ubiquitin-protein ligase RNF26-like — translation MGLVNLVFCTIGKCFDFIFFLLDLNFLIVHSVIRLLAACINFVNKLPMLLTNSMVKCWNFTVFCMVAMMDSVSLLAQGTVNMLGRWLQLLGGILESFKMVGYLSSHVLLHVRDLFHRGLLCGLCLLQQVWEGFGIAVSLVLYLVNTVVNLLLIGTQNVYSVVVSMWEAVSYPLQKAMELTLTLFTFLYSSLVGTSIVLWTPVRLALEFLGLLGHIFVSVFLLNIYGLILTAAIVVTATIYMNPELTRLEARHAVDYFNSFPTLQVLQRVLHRLCMLGRGVWQRLQRQASLLYQTITPVYRNFRVRGEGHTRQPEPSDREQRALPDGRAGDTATRAEHAARPRQLMDDLWDLAFPSSSGTCRPIQKHKLSSEEGGTSSKGPPKDSLLTLLQEQEERKKCIICQDSTKTVVLLPCRHLCLCRDCTNILLRQPIYQQNCPLCRHMILNTMDVYL, via the coding sequence ATGGGTCTGGTGAACCTTGTCTTTTGCACTATTGGGAAATGTTTCGATTTCATATTCTTCCTCCTGGACCTAAATTTCTTAATAGTCCATTCAGTGATACGGCTCCTGGCGGCATGTATCAACTTTGTGAATAAGCTACCCATGCTACTGACCAACTCAATGGTGAAGTGCTGGAACTTCACTGTGTTCTGCATGGTTGCCATGATGGACAGCGTATCACTTCTGGCCCAGGGGACAGTTAACATGTTAGGGCGCTGGCTGCAGCTCTTGGGAGGTATTTTGGAGAGTTTCAAAATGGTGGGCTACTTGTCCTCGCATGTTCTCTTGCATGTCAGGGATCTCTTCCACCGTGGGCTGCTGTGTGGCCTCTGCTTGCTGCAGCAGGTGTGGGAGGGCTTTGGCATTGCAGTCAGCCTGGTGCTCTACCTGGTCAACACGGTGGTCAACCTGCTGCTCATCGGGACACAGAACGTCTACTCTGTTGTCGTCAGCATGTGGGAGGCGGTCTCCTACCCACTGCAGAAGGCTATGGAGCTCACCCTCACCCTCttcaccttcctctacagcagcCTGGTCGGCACCTCAATCGTACTCTGGACTCCCGTCAGGCTAGCCCTGGAGTTCCTAGGCTTGCTCGGACACATTTTCGTCAGCGTCTTCCTCCTGAACATTTATGGCCTCATTCTCACGGCTGCCATTGTTGTCACCGCCACAATCTACATGAACCCTGAGCTAACCCGTCTTGAAGCCCGCCACGCCGTCGATTACTTCAACTCTTTCCCCACCCTGCAGGTCCTACAGAGGGTGCTCCATCGCCTCTGCATGCTGGGGAGGGGCGTGTGGCAGAGGCTTCAGCGGCAGGCCAGCCTCCTATACCAAACGATAACACCAGTCTACAGGAACTTCAGAGTGAGGGGTGAGGGCCACACCAGGCAACCTGAACCCAGTGACAGAGAGCAGAGGGCTCTTCCGGACGGTAGGGCAGGAGACACTGCAACACGCGCTGAACACGCTGCTCGGCCTCGCCAGCTAATGGATGACCTGTGGGACCTAGCATTCCCCAGCTCTAGTGGCACATGCAGACCTATACAGAAACATAAGCTCTCCTCAGAGGAGGGGGGCACCAGCTCCAAGGGTCCCCCAAAGGACAGCCTACTGACTCTGCTCCAGgagcaggaagagaggaagaagtgCATAATCTGCCAGGACAGTACTAAGACAGTGGTGCTGCTGCCTTGCCGCCACCTGTGTTTGTGTCGGGACTGTACCAACATATTGCTGCGCCAGCCCATCTACCAGCAGAACTGTCCGCTCTGCCGCCATATGATCCTTAATACCATGGATGTGTATCTGTGA
- the LOC135546067 gene encoding complement C1q tumor necrosis factor-related protein 5-like isoform X3 has protein sequence MTSLQLWPLLLLLPVLLVNISSQLDDNKIPPSLCTGHPGIPGTPGVHGSAGQPGRDGRDGRDSVPGEKGEKGGRGETGESGFRGLTGDQGNPGDKGDRGQSGECAIAPKSAFSAKLSEGRTMPVAAEDAVRFDKVTLNEQGDFNAETGRFTCKVPGVYYFAVHATVYRASLQFDLMKNGLTMASYFQFYGNWPKPASLSGGSLLHLIPGDQVWVQMALGEYSGFYSSSKTDSTFTGFLVYSDWKNSAVFAKGEVV, from the exons ATGACATCACTCCAGCTgtggcccctcctcctcctcctccctgttctACTGGTCAACATCTCCAGCCAACTAGACGACAACAAGATCCCGCCCAGTCTGTGTACGGGACACCCAGGTATCCCAGGTACTCCTGGTGTGCACGGTAGTGCTGGCCAACcaggaagagatgggagggaCGGGCGTGATTCTGTCcctggggagaagggagagaagggaggcaggggagagacag GCGAGTCAGGCTTTAGAGGCCTCACTGGAGATCAGGGGAACCCTGGAGATAAAGGAGACAGGGGGCAGTCGGGGGAGTGCGCCATCGCTCCCAAATCAGCCTTCAGCGCCAAGTTGTCCGAGGGCCGCACCATGCCCGTGGCGGCGGAAGACGCTGTGCGCTTTGACAAGGTAACGCTAAACGAGCAGGGCGACTTCAACGCGGAAACAGGACGCTTCACCTGCAAAGTGCCCGGCGTCTACTACTTTGCGGTCCACGCCACAGTCTACCGGGCCAGCCTGCAGTTTGACCTGATGAAGAACGGTCTCACAATGGCGTCCTACTTCCAGTTCTATGGGAACTGGCCCAAGCCAGCATCTTTGTCAGGAGGCTCACTGCTGCACCTCATCCCGGGCGACCAGGTGTGGGTGCAGATGGCATTGGGAGAGTACAGTGGTTTCTATTCCAGCTCTAAGACTGACAGCACTTTCACTGGTTTCCTGGTGTACTCGGACTGGAAAAACTCTGCTGTCTTCGCCAAGGGCGAAGTGGTATAG
- the LOC135546067 gene encoding complement C1q tumor necrosis factor-related protein 5-like isoform X2 → MLYQLPTEPHGTYIGFEMTSLQLWPLLLLLPVLLVNISSQLDDNKIPPSLCTGHPGIPGTPGVHGSAGQPGRDGRDGRDSVPGEKGEKGGRGETGESGFRGLTGDQGNPGDKGDRGQSGECAIAPKSAFSAKLSEGRTMPVAAEDAVRFDKVTLNEQGDFNAETGRFTCKVPGVYYFAVHATVYRASLQFDLMKNGLTMASYFQFYGNWPKPASLSGGSLLHLIPGDQVWVQMALGEYSGFYSSSKTDSTFTGFLVYSDWKNSAVFAKGEVV, encoded by the exons atgctctaccaactaccaactgagccacacgggacttATATAGG CTTTGAAATGACATCACTCCAGCTgtggcccctcctcctcctcctccctgttctACTGGTCAACATCTCCAGCCAACTAGACGACAACAAGATCCCGCCCAGTCTGTGTACGGGACACCCAGGTATCCCAGGTACTCCTGGTGTGCACGGTAGTGCTGGCCAACcaggaagagatgggagggaCGGGCGTGATTCTGTCcctggggagaagggagagaagggaggcaggggagagacag GCGAGTCAGGCTTTAGAGGCCTCACTGGAGATCAGGGGAACCCTGGAGATAAAGGAGACAGGGGGCAGTCGGGGGAGTGCGCCATCGCTCCCAAATCAGCCTTCAGCGCCAAGTTGTCCGAGGGCCGCACCATGCCCGTGGCGGCGGAAGACGCTGTGCGCTTTGACAAGGTAACGCTAAACGAGCAGGGCGACTTCAACGCGGAAACAGGACGCTTCACCTGCAAAGTGCCCGGCGTCTACTACTTTGCGGTCCACGCCACAGTCTACCGGGCCAGCCTGCAGTTTGACCTGATGAAGAACGGTCTCACAATGGCGTCCTACTTCCAGTTCTATGGGAACTGGCCCAAGCCAGCATCTTTGTCAGGAGGCTCACTGCTGCACCTCATCCCGGGCGACCAGGTGTGGGTGCAGATGGCATTGGGAGAGTACAGTGGTTTCTATTCCAGCTCTAAGACTGACAGCACTTTCACTGGTTTCCTGGTGTACTCGGACTGGAAAAACTCTGCTGTCTTCGCCAAGGGCGAAGTGGTATAG
- the LOC135546067 gene encoding complement C1q tumor necrosis factor-related protein 5-like isoform X1 — translation MLYQLPTEPHGTYIGSFEMTSLQLWPLLLLLPVLLVNISSQLDDNKIPPSLCTGHPGIPGTPGVHGSAGQPGRDGRDGRDSVPGEKGEKGGRGETGESGFRGLTGDQGNPGDKGDRGQSGECAIAPKSAFSAKLSEGRTMPVAAEDAVRFDKVTLNEQGDFNAETGRFTCKVPGVYYFAVHATVYRASLQFDLMKNGLTMASYFQFYGNWPKPASLSGGSLLHLIPGDQVWVQMALGEYSGFYSSSKTDSTFTGFLVYSDWKNSAVFAKGEVV, via the exons atgctctaccaactaccaactgagccacacgggacttATATAGG TAGCTTTGAAATGACATCACTCCAGCTgtggcccctcctcctcctcctccctgttctACTGGTCAACATCTCCAGCCAACTAGACGACAACAAGATCCCGCCCAGTCTGTGTACGGGACACCCAGGTATCCCAGGTACTCCTGGTGTGCACGGTAGTGCTGGCCAACcaggaagagatgggagggaCGGGCGTGATTCTGTCcctggggagaagggagagaagggaggcaggggagagacag GCGAGTCAGGCTTTAGAGGCCTCACTGGAGATCAGGGGAACCCTGGAGATAAAGGAGACAGGGGGCAGTCGGGGGAGTGCGCCATCGCTCCCAAATCAGCCTTCAGCGCCAAGTTGTCCGAGGGCCGCACCATGCCCGTGGCGGCGGAAGACGCTGTGCGCTTTGACAAGGTAACGCTAAACGAGCAGGGCGACTTCAACGCGGAAACAGGACGCTTCACCTGCAAAGTGCCCGGCGTCTACTACTTTGCGGTCCACGCCACAGTCTACCGGGCCAGCCTGCAGTTTGACCTGATGAAGAACGGTCTCACAATGGCGTCCTACTTCCAGTTCTATGGGAACTGGCCCAAGCCAGCATCTTTGTCAGGAGGCTCACTGCTGCACCTCATCCCGGGCGACCAGGTGTGGGTGCAGATGGCATTGGGAGAGTACAGTGGTTTCTATTCCAGCTCTAAGACTGACAGCACTTTCACTGGTTTCCTGGTGTACTCGGACTGGAAAAACTCTGCTGTCTTCGCCAAGGGCGAAGTGGTATAG